The Campylobacter concisus genome has a window encoding:
- a CDS encoding peptidylprolyl isomerase — MLSWMQKHKKYLVVTIWVSTIAFVGAGFVGWGAYDLNSNRATSVAKVGHRNISVQELQQKYDRLYQYYNNVFEGKLTQEKAEELGLENAALQAAIQENLLLNFADDIGLSVNKDDVLKYIIVDPTFQKDGVFDKNLYYDVLRRARINPTDFEDNLKLTILLDKLRTILNLPASKEDIAMMEASFFMQDKLAVQVVNADQNEIKVDEKELKDLWEINKNNYMTKTLYGIDTYFVESEKSDANESVLKSYYNENQDKYKGSDDKIKPFSEVKAEVNKDYNIEQSKTNALEKYVAVKKAELATNGFISVNEDNATFSLDEIKGAKVGEVIKPFIYKDGYLIARIKSITPPQPMSFEQARANVLEIYKSKKEKEILTAKAKDTLQNFKGTDIGFVSREVNGSIAGLNESDTRAFVSQLFDTNNTKGYVILDDKAVVYDILEQRLLTNNINNNYKQITQQNVAMLKNNELIKDLTNKLLKYYEVKEYVKR; from the coding sequence ATGTTATCTTGGATGCAAAAACATAAAAAATACCTTGTCGTGACAATTTGGGTAAGCACGATAGCTTTTGTCGGTGCTGGTTTTGTCGGCTGGGGCGCATACGACCTAAACAGCAACAGAGCTACTTCGGTAGCCAAAGTAGGACATAGAAATATAAGCGTTCAAGAGTTGCAACAAAAATACGATAGGTTATATCAGTACTACAACAATGTATTTGAAGGCAAATTAACTCAAGAGAAAGCTGAAGAGTTAGGCTTAGAAAATGCTGCACTTCAGGCTGCTATTCAAGAAAATTTACTATTAAATTTTGCAGACGACATCGGTCTAAGCGTTAATAAAGACGATGTTTTAAAGTATATAATCGTCGATCCAACATTTCAAAAAGACGGCGTTTTTGACAAAAATTTATACTACGATGTGCTAAGAAGAGCTAGGATAAATCCAACTGATTTTGAAGATAATCTAAAACTAACTATCTTACTAGATAAACTTAGAACTATTTTAAATTTACCTGCAAGCAAAGAAGATATCGCCATGATGGAAGCTAGCTTTTTCATGCAAGATAAATTAGCTGTGCAAGTAGTAAATGCTGATCAAAACGAGATCAAAGTAGACGAGAAAGAGCTAAAAGATCTTTGGGAGATAAATAAAAATAACTATATGACAAAGACACTTTATGGTATAGATACATACTTTGTCGAGTCAGAAAAAAGCGACGCAAATGAAAGCGTTTTAAAATCTTACTATAACGAGAACCAAGATAAATATAAGGGTTCTGATGACAAGATAAAACCTTTTAGTGAGGTAAAAGCTGAAGTTAATAAAGACTACAACATAGAGCAAAGTAAAACTAATGCTTTAGAAAAGTATGTCGCTGTTAAAAAAGCTGAGCTTGCAACTAACGGTTTTATAAGTGTAAATGAAGACAACGCTACTTTTTCACTTGATGAGATAAAGGGCGCAAAAGTTGGCGAAGTGATAAAACCATTTATCTACAAAGATGGCTATTTGATAGCTAGAATAAAAAGTATAACTCCTCCACAACCTATGAGCTTTGAACAAGCAAGAGCCAATGTGCTTGAAATTTACAAAAGCAAAAAAGAAAAAGAAATTTTAACAGCAAAAGCAAAAGATACTCTACAAAACTTTAAAGGCACAGATATTGGCTTTGTTAGCAGAGAGGTAAATGGCTCTATTGCGGGCTTAAATGAGAGCGATACAAGAGCTTTTGTATCTCAACTTTTTGACACTAACAACACAAAAGGTTATGTTATATTAGATGACAAAGCCGTAGTGTACGATATTTTGGAACAAAGATTGCTTACTAACAATATAAATAACAACTATAAGCAAATAACACAACAAAATGTTGCAATGCTTAAAAACAATGAGTTGATAAAAGATTTAACAAACAAACTTCTAAAATATTATGAAGTTAAAGAATATGTCAAAAGGTAA
- a CDS encoding class II aldolase and adducin N-terminal domain-containing protein yields the protein MDLLHSTNEIKKISLSMFRKNFFGVFHGSISARVEKNQFIINKQSAIFDDLQDSDLTLLSSKKDYRWNDASLDADIHLNIYKNINEAKFVCYAMPPYVTAYAMKHEKIAPKDYFGCMRFNEILVYDPKQFDDWYERAETEIYRAMIEKNTNVVVIKGYGVYAYSRSPQLLAKDIALLENSCKLLHFTGDYSDFSI from the coding sequence ATGGACTTATTGCACTCAACAAATGAGATAAAAAAGATATCTCTTTCGATGTTTAGAAAGAATTTTTTTGGTGTTTTTCATGGCTCTATCTCGGCAAGAGTAGAAAAAAATCAATTCATCATCAACAAGCAAAGTGCCATTTTTGACGACTTGCAAGATAGTGATCTAACACTTCTTTCATCAAAAAAAGACTACCGCTGGAATGATGCGAGCTTGGATGCTGATATACACTTAAATATCTACAAAAACATAAATGAAGCAAAATTTGTCTGCTACGCCATGCCTCCATACGTGACAGCTTATGCAATGAAACATGAAAAAATAGCACCGAAAGACTATTTTGGATGCATGAGATTTAATGAAATTTTAGTCTATGATCCAAAGCAGTTTGACGACTGGTATGAGCGTGCTGAGACAGAAATTTATAGAGCGATGATAGAGAAAAATACTAACGTCGTCGTGATCAAAGGATACGGCGTTTACGCGTATAGCAGGAGCCCTCAGCTACTTGCAAAAGATATAGCCTTGTTAGAAAATAGCTGCAAACTGCTTCATTTTACTGGTGATTACAGCGATTTTAGCATTTAA
- the rsmH gene encoding 16S rRNA (cytosine(1402)-N(4))-methyltransferase RsmH codes for MQSPHISVLLDEVLSFFKGLRGNFIDCTLGYAGHSSAILSQNENLNLIACDRDSEAINFSLKELEPFGSRVKIYKSNFSELISKLSSDEISNVRGILADIGVSSLQIDKDDRGFSLGSSALDMRMDKERGFSAYDVVNGYSFDELVRIFRDYGELKNASGIANKIINARILGKITSAKELANIIGTAQIKGRGVSPAILAFQAIRIEVNGELDELTNLLDSIEKGGFKDCLVAIITFHSLEDRIVKERFKKWANSCICLPGIYRCECGNNHELGEILTKKPLTASQSELAQNSRSKSAKLRVFKIKG; via the coding sequence TTGCAAAGTCCGCATATTAGCGTTTTACTTGACGAAGTTTTATCTTTTTTTAAAGGCCTGCGTGGAAATTTTATAGATTGCACGCTTGGATATGCTGGACATTCTAGTGCCATTTTGTCTCAAAATGAAAATTTAAATTTGATCGCTTGCGATAGAGATAGTGAAGCTATAAATTTCTCGCTCAAAGAACTTGAGCCATTTGGCAGCAGAGTGAAAATTTATAAGAGCAATTTCTCTGAGCTTATTAGCAAACTTAGCAGCGATGAAATTTCAAATGTTAGAGGAATTTTAGCTGACATCGGCGTTAGCTCTTTGCAGATAGATAAGGATGATAGGGGCTTTAGCCTTGGCTCAAGCGCGCTTGATATGCGCATGGACAAAGAGCGAGGATTTAGCGCCTATGACGTGGTAAATGGCTACTCGTTTGATGAGTTAGTTAGGATTTTTAGAGATTACGGTGAGCTAAAAAATGCCTCTGGGATCGCAAATAAGATAATAAATGCTAGAATTTTAGGCAAGATAACAAGCGCAAAAGAGCTTGCAAATATAATAGGCACAGCCCAGATAAAAGGGCGCGGTGTTAGCCCTGCGATCCTTGCTTTTCAGGCGATCAGGATAGAGGTAAATGGCGAGCTAGATGAGCTAACAAATTTGCTTGATAGTATAGAAAAGGGCGGTTTTAAAGATTGCTTGGTGGCGATTATAACGTTTCACTCGCTTGAAGATAGGATCGTAAAAGAGCGCTTTAAAAAGTGGGCAAACAGCTGTATCTGCCTGCCTGGCATCTACCGATGTGAGTGCGGAAACAACCACGAACTGGGTGAAATTTTAACTAAAAAACCACTAACAGCAAGCCAAAGTGAGCTAGCACAAAACTCACGAAGCAAGAGCGCAAAACTGCGTGTTTTTAAGATAAAAGGATAA
- a CDS encoding FUSC family protein, translated as MEIIKKFKSFTRYYDPANFQLIYSLKAATTIAFNCFLCFYFFHLSGAIMAVNITMGIFFLGELECKDRSKFAFLLLYIALSCAFMPFVGPFISLGVWLSLIVFVWIFVVGISQIYSSNLNKILLAVNATGLVAFVTKAAVGLNVPDSIGGLLLAGVLSIIIKFENFGKYGKFTKKSIGFLLDNAILSSKALGTSHFYASIADLMSSIDKSKEIFANKSLKIKDVKLVRNQAKALFYFYKVEEIALLLRTLGASFERIEDKALLNEVKNEIAYNLFELKKIFKNQTPKLKFDALNLAKNSNFKIFASSLGVLYDKFLLIKEGGEDKLSFNNTKKITLKEAFKKLNLKNEILKESLRLAICMSIAIFIAQAMHINHGIWIAIAVMSLNKSDEDALKNAGRDSLLGGVIGFFIALVFVKFMGESYAFYVVVFIGMFLVYYLKSYKQIVFATAFMFEFTAIFSLIKRDFLALMVDRLLDVAAGFLIVFLTYLLTRKNDYTAIKNSLSSALIGFRNLVQISLNESNKDAFSTDEKRVLGSLNELNYAIKVSKNLDDDNMKNAKFIACKLDDINSDLVKLRNYLNLDDLKEKNALQNDIKIISDRFLMLDKKIKKLPYYFISEIEAKLLCKDENVKKLILRITLKQNEIYSALSF; from the coding sequence ATGGAAATAATCAAGAAATTTAAAAGCTTTACTCGCTACTACGACCCTGCAAATTTCCAGCTCATCTACTCGCTAAAAGCTGCCACAACCATCGCTTTTAACTGCTTTTTGTGCTTTTACTTCTTTCATCTAAGTGGCGCTATCATGGCTGTAAATATCACGATGGGTATCTTCTTTCTTGGCGAGCTTGAGTGCAAGGATAGGAGCAAATTTGCATTTTTGCTGCTTTACATCGCGCTTTCTTGCGCTTTTATGCCCTTTGTTGGTCCATTTATCAGCCTTGGCGTTTGGCTCTCGCTTATCGTATTTGTCTGGATATTTGTGGTGGGCATTAGCCAAATTTATAGCTCAAATTTAAACAAAATTTTACTCGCTGTAAATGCAACAGGGCTAGTTGCCTTTGTGACAAAGGCCGCAGTTGGGCTAAATGTGCCTGATAGTATCGGCGGACTTCTCTTGGCTGGCGTGCTAAGCATCATCATAAAATTTGAAAATTTTGGAAAATACGGCAAATTTACTAAAAAAAGCATCGGCTTTTTACTAGATAACGCCATCTTATCGAGCAAGGCGCTTGGCACGAGCCATTTTTACGCAAGTATTGCAGATTTGATGAGCTCGATTGATAAATCAAAAGAAATTTTCGCAAACAAAAGCCTAAAGATAAAAGATGTTAAGCTAGTTAGAAATCAAGCCAAAGCACTATTTTATTTTTATAAAGTTGAAGAGATCGCTCTTTTGCTTCGAACATTAGGCGCTTCGTTTGAAAGGATCGAGGACAAAGCGCTTTTAAATGAGGTAAAAAATGAGATCGCTTACAACCTTTTTGAGCTTAAAAAAATTTTCAAAAATCAAACTCCAAAGCTAAAATTTGATGCGCTAAATTTAGCTAAAAACTCAAATTTTAAAATTTTTGCAAGCTCGCTTGGCGTGCTTTATGATAAATTTTTGCTTATAAAAGAGGGCGGCGAGGACAAACTCTCGTTTAATAACACAAAAAAGATCACGCTAAAAGAGGCGTTTAAAAAGCTAAATTTAAAAAATGAAATATTAAAAGAGTCTTTAAGGCTTGCCATTTGCATGTCGATAGCCATTTTTATAGCGCAGGCGATGCATATAAATCATGGAATTTGGATAGCCATAGCAGTGATGAGCCTAAACAAAAGCGATGAAGATGCTTTAAAAAATGCTGGCAGAGATAGCCTTCTTGGCGGAGTTATCGGCTTTTTTATCGCACTTGTTTTTGTGAAATTTATGGGTGAATCATACGCATTTTACGTGGTTGTCTTTATCGGAATGTTTTTGGTTTATTATCTAAAATCTTACAAACAAATCGTCTTTGCAACGGCTTTTATGTTTGAATTTACAGCTATTTTTTCGCTTATAAAAAGAGACTTTTTAGCCCTTATGGTAGATAGACTACTTGACGTGGCGGCTGGCTTTTTGATAGTTTTTCTCACTTACTTGCTAACTAGGAAAAATGACTATACAGCGATAAAAAATAGCTTAAGCAGTGCCTTGATAGGTTTTAGAAATTTAGTGCAAATTTCTCTAAATGAGTCAAACAAAGATGCTTTTAGCACGGATGAAAAAAGGGTTTTAGGCTCGCTAAATGAGCTAAACTACGCTATAAAAGTTAGTAAAAATTTAGACGATGATAATATGAAAAATGCAAAATTTATAGCTTGCAAGCTTGATGATATAAATAGCGATCTGGTTAAGCTTAGAAATTATCTAAATTTAGACGACTTAAAAGAGAAAAACGCCTTGCAAAATGATATAAAAATCATCTCAGATAGGTTTTTGATGCTAGATAAAAAGATCAAAAAACTTCCATATTATTTCATAAGCGAGATAGAAGCGAAACTGCTTTGCAAAGACGAAAACGTTAAAAAGCTAATTTTACGTATTACTTTAAAACAAAATGAAATTTACTCAGCGCTCTCTTTTTGA
- a CDS encoding D-amino acid aminotransferase: MVDKALETVFLNGEFLPKDEAKVSAFDRGFIFGDGIYEVVPVINSKMVDKEGFWARFERSLNEIDISLPYEKEKFEAILNEMIAKNALKEGGIYMQVTRGVAFRNFYFMENLTPSVFIFCYESEILNNPSAKTGIKVVSVEDIRWKRRDIKSISLLAQCYAKNEAHKKGADEGFMVENGFVTEGCSSSAFIIKDKTLITKPLSNEILPGIRRMRLLRIAKDIGLKIEERKFSMDEVYAADEVFISAATLILLPVIYADGKAINGAKVGEISSKLREIYASELLKEAGL, encoded by the coding sequence ATGGTAGATAAAGCTTTAGAAACGGTCTTTTTAAATGGCGAGTTTTTGCCAAAAGATGAGGCAAAAGTTAGCGCATTTGATAGAGGATTTATATTTGGCGATGGAATTTATGAAGTAGTGCCTGTGATAAATTCAAAAATGGTTGATAAAGAGGGCTTTTGGGCGAGATTTGAGAGAAGCTTAAACGAGATAGATATAAGCCTGCCTTATGAAAAAGAGAAATTTGAAGCGATCTTAAATGAGATGATCGCCAAAAATGCCTTAAAAGAGGGTGGAATTTACATGCAAGTAACAAGAGGCGTGGCGTTTAGAAATTTCTATTTTATGGAAAATTTAACCCCAAGCGTCTTCATCTTTTGCTACGAGAGTGAAATTTTAAACAACCCATCTGCAAAAACTGGCATAAAAGTGGTAAGCGTCGAGGACATCAGGTGGAAAAGACGCGATATCAAATCAATCTCTCTTCTAGCTCAGTGCTATGCTAAAAACGAGGCTCACAAAAAGGGCGCGGACGAGGGCTTTATGGTCGAAAATGGCTTTGTCACTGAGGGCTGTAGCTCGAGCGCTTTTATCATCAAAGATAAAACTCTCATCACCAAGCCACTTTCAAATGAAATTTTGCCAGGGATCCGCCGTATGAGGCTTTTAAGGATCGCTAAAGATATCGGACTAAAGATAGAGGAGCGTAAATTTAGCATGGACGAGGTTTACGCGGCTGATGAAGTCTTTATCTCGGCTGCTACGCTCATACTTTTGCCAGTCATCTATGCTGACGGCAAGGCGATAAACGGCGCAAAAGTGGGCGAAATCTCAAGCAAACTTCGTGAAATTTATGCTAGCGAGCTTTTAAAAGAAGCTGGACTTTGA
- a CDS encoding DUF523 domain-containing protein, which produces MREKVLISACLAGINCKFNGENNLLSSGVLDEISKKYHLLFICPEVFGGLGTPREPAEMKDGLVVTKTAKDVSENFKFGAKICLKIAKLNGCKKAILKARSPSCGSGQIYDGSFTKRLILGDGVAAKLLKENEILVFSEDEIGWLDV; this is translated from the coding sequence TTGAGAGAAAAGGTCTTAATAAGCGCTTGTCTTGCTGGCATAAACTGCAAATTTAACGGCGAAAATAACCTTTTGAGTAGTGGCGTTTTAGATGAAATTTCAAAAAAATATCATCTGCTTTTTATCTGTCCAGAGGTGTTTGGCGGACTTGGCACGCCAAGAGAGCCAGCCGAGATGAAAGATGGGCTTGTTGTCACAAAAACAGCTAAAGATGTGAGCGAAAATTTTAAATTTGGAGCTAAAATTTGCCTGAAGATAGCTAAGCTAAATGGCTGTAAAAAGGCTATTTTAAAAGCTAGAAGCCCAAGCTGTGGGAGTGGACAAATTTATGATGGAAGCTTCACTAAAAGGCTCATTTTAGGTGATGGCGTAGCGGCAAAACTGCTAAAAGAAAATGAAATTTTAGTTTTTAGCGAAGATGAGATAGGATGGCTTGATGTTTGA
- a CDS encoding chemotaxis protein: MFERLKDNVWLEVVFKYIILLLLFVCVVGLFVSGVLFLKGEMSEISLNLHIFFGFSLVVLTIIHSYVKKKKLKKLSLEFKNILKHKPVQMDCNTTRFLNALNDVKVGEISKKFGSDIAEILRSNDIKVKDQNETMKQICKNNDEKMFYIFVLIVEAIFKDKEEI; encoded by the coding sequence ATGTTTGAGAGGCTAAAAGATAATGTCTGGCTCGAGGTCGTCTTTAAGTACATCATCTTGCTGCTACTTTTTGTCTGCGTGGTGGGGCTTTTTGTAAGCGGCGTGCTCTTTTTAAAGGGAGAGATGAGCGAAATTTCGCTAAATTTGCACATTTTCTTTGGCTTTAGCTTGGTTGTCCTCACCATAATCCACAGCTACGTCAAGAAGAAAAAACTAAAAAAGCTAAGTCTTGAGTTTAAAAATATCTTAAAGCATAAGCCAGTGCAGATGGACTGCAACACGACAAGATTTTTAAACGCGCTAAATGATGTCAAAGTTGGGGAAATTTCAAAGAAATTTGGCTCAGATATTGCAGAAATTTTAAGATCAAACGATATAAAGGTCAAGGATCAAAACGAGACGATGAAGCAAATTTGCAAAAACAACGATGAAAAGATGTTTTATATCTTTGTTTTGATCGTCGAAGCTATATTTAAGGATAAGGAAGAAATTTGA
- a CDS encoding SH3 domain-containing protein gives MKKGIFLALSVALFLGCSQTTKPEPNKQQNALPDENVYKPNERISLLEFEVKQDASSLPQNMQSASFAQDEILKRRFKVFTLRGVKFNPNDAFWAFNVYKPSEKRKYFGSNFRQIPQSWFDAQKDNANFAGFLQISAYALTSANTAVRNFPTDEPIFLNPQTPGEGYPFDYLQESTLSIAHPLFVSHLSKDRAWAFVSDDAVWGWVKVEDIKFISDEEALAYQKSSFVTIKTDKMPVYDKGGNFLFYSRVGAILPVLAQDDKNYYGKIYVRNMLREFVLPKSFSALFPLKFNDSNLKTILSSLLTQPYGWGGVDKLRDCSLFTKDLLASFGVWLPRNSRAQANMGEKINLKGLSNAAKSKEIKEKGVPYLTLVHLPGHIMLYAGYKGDDIYVVHDAWGLKTANNGRALIGATAITTLNIGQNRSDIQSANLLISKVDSINVMRPEQGMLDKARKISALQRAYGVKIEENLVKFSDGTSLIYDDFKQKDEECSTGADIEDMNALDYAAFSPLSAALSDAGRCRNYELLGKIYGSSESAVKANLVDVIWLKDFLNLPLKFNSKNGAAAALQDVSNELNEMVKSDPNLLEYLKDPGGTFKWRIIAGTNRLSAHSYGIAIDINVKKSHYWQWSKGYENLIPEKIVRVFEKHKFIWGGRWKHFDTMHFEYRPEMFE, from the coding sequence TTGAAAAAAGGTATATTTTTAGCACTTAGTGTTGCTTTGTTTTTGGGTTGTTCGCAGACAACAAAACCAGAGCCAAACAAGCAGCAAAATGCCCTGCCAGACGAAAATGTCTATAAGCCAAATGAGCGCATCAGCTTGCTTGAATTTGAAGTAAAACAAGACGCATCGTCGCTACCTCAAAATATGCAAAGTGCGAGCTTTGCTCAGGATGAAATTTTAAAAAGAAGGTTTAAAGTTTTTACTCTAAGAGGCGTGAAATTTAACCCAAATGACGCTTTTTGGGCGTTTAATGTATATAAACCAAGCGAAAAAAGAAAGTATTTTGGTTCAAATTTTAGGCAGATACCGCAAAGCTGGTTTGACGCGCAAAAGGACAATGCAAATTTTGCTGGCTTTTTGCAAATTTCAGCTTACGCTCTAACTTCAGCAAACACAGCTGTAAGAAATTTCCCAACCGACGAGCCGATATTTTTAAACCCGCAAACTCCAGGCGAGGGCTATCCGTTTGATTATTTGCAAGAATCCACCCTAAGCATCGCTCATCCGCTCTTTGTATCGCACCTCTCAAAAGATAGGGCGTGGGCGTTTGTGAGTGATGATGCGGTTTGGGGCTGGGTGAAGGTTGAAGATATCAAATTTATAAGCGATGAAGAGGCGCTTGCCTATCAAAAATCAAGCTTTGTAACGATAAAAACCGACAAGATGCCAGTTTATGACAAGGGCGGAAACTTTTTGTTTTACTCACGTGTCGGCGCGATACTGCCAGTTTTGGCGCAAGATGACAAAAACTACTACGGCAAAATTTATGTAAGAAATATGCTTAGGGAGTTTGTCCTCCCAAAGTCTTTTAGCGCCCTTTTTCCACTTAAATTTAACGACTCAAATTTAAAAACAATTCTTAGCTCGCTTCTTACTCAACCTTATGGCTGGGGCGGGGTGGATAAGCTAAGAGACTGCTCGCTTTTTACAAAAGACTTGTTAGCAAGCTTTGGCGTGTGGCTACCTAGGAACTCAAGGGCGCAGGCAAATATGGGAGAAAAGATCAATCTAAAAGGTCTTAGTAACGCTGCAAAGAGCAAAGAGATAAAAGAAAAGGGCGTGCCATATCTCACGCTCGTGCATCTGCCAGGTCACATCATGCTCTATGCTGGATACAAGGGCGATGATATCTACGTCGTGCATGATGCTTGGGGGCTAAAGACTGCAAACAACGGCCGTGCGCTAATCGGAGCGACCGCGATAACTACGCTAAACATCGGACAAAACAGGAGCGACATACAAAGTGCAAATTTGCTAATTTCTAAGGTTGATTCTATAAATGTGATGAGACCTGAGCAAGGGATGCTAGATAAGGCTAGAAAGATCTCGGCTTTGCAGCGAGCTTATGGCGTAAAGATCGAAGAAAATTTGGTTAAATTTAGTGATGGAACGAGCCTAATCTATGATGATTTTAAACAAAAAGATGAAGAGTGCAGCACTGGCGCTGATATAGAGGATATGAACGCGCTTGATTACGCTGCGTTTTCGCCACTTAGCGCGGCGCTTAGTGATGCTGGCAGATGCAGAAACTACGAGCTTTTAGGCAAAATTTATGGCTCAAGCGAGAGCGCGGTAAAGGCAAATTTGGTTGATGTCATCTGGCTAAAGGATTTTTTAAATTTGCCTTTAAAATTTAACTCTAAAAATGGCGCCGCAGCTGCCTTGCAGGATGTGAGCAACGAGCTAAACGAAATGGTAAAAAGCGATCCAAATTTACTTGAATATCTAAAAGATCCAGGCGGGACATTTAAGTGGCGCATCATCGCTGGCACAAACCGCCTAAGCGCGCACAGCTACGGCATCGCGATCGATATAAATGTAAAAAAGAGCCACTACTGGCAGTGGAGCAAGGGCTATGAGAACTTGATCCCTGAAAAGATCGTGCGAGTATTTGAAAAGCATAAATTTATCTGGGGCGGACGCTGGAAGCACTTTGATACGATGCATTTTGAGTATCGCCCAGAGATGTTTGAGTAG
- a CDS encoding ATP-dependent DNA helicase, translating into MKDQILEILSRSNVFLTGGGGVGKSYLTASIIRHHKENFKNVVILGSTGISAVSLGGVSLHSFFKFGYCKDYEELRRLDYRQKDKLSKLRNMLDACDLLVIDEISMVSSNVMEMIRYRLLTSKFKGRVLIVGDFYQLPPVQKEQNESKLFNFLYAFNSSAWEDMKFTNVELLVSKRTNDLKFYEILSRLRVGELDDEMMAYIESLRVDAIEPDSETSVLFGRNAEAEMLNQKRLLALNAPLEISNSDVLVMDENLDKKEFEKWANTLNISRNLEMKIGAKIIFTSNKWGEYYNGEQGKIMQILKEKGAISSVIVQKDSGEICEIEKCAYNFCALNLNEDEIEENVQASLYQFPFKLAYALTIHKSQGMSINSLICNINHIFAKGQLYVALSRAVNPKNLKLFYDKKSDFRQHLRKVVKIDDEVKKFYQENVFLHIKESL; encoded by the coding sequence ATGAAAGATCAAATTTTAGAAATTTTATCTCGCTCAAATGTCTTTTTAACTGGCGGCGGCGGTGTTGGCAAGAGCTATCTAACCGCCTCCATCATCAGACACCACAAAGAAAATTTCAAAAATGTCGTCATCCTTGGCTCAACTGGCATAAGCGCTGTTAGCCTTGGGGGCGTGAGCTTGCATAGCTTTTTTAAATTTGGCTACTGCAAGGACTACGAGGAGCTAAGACGGCTTGACTACCGCCAAAAAGATAAGCTAAGCAAACTCCGAAATATGCTAGATGCCTGCGATCTGCTTGTAATTGATGAAATTTCGATGGTTAGCTCAAACGTGATGGAGATGATAAGATACCGCTTGCTCACCTCTAAATTTAAGGGCAGAGTGCTTATAGTGGGCGACTTTTATCAGCTGCCACCCGTGCAAAAAGAGCAAAATGAGAGCAAACTTTTTAACTTTTTATACGCCTTTAACTCCAGTGCGTGGGAGGATATGAAATTTACAAATGTCGAGCTGCTCGTCTCAAAACGCACAAATGATCTTAAATTTTATGAAATTCTCTCTCGTCTTAGAGTTGGCGAGCTAGATGATGAGATGATGGCCTACATCGAGAGCTTGCGAGTGGATGCCATAGAGCCAGATAGCGAGACTAGCGTGCTTTTTGGCAGAAACGCCGAGGCTGAGATGCTAAATCAAAAGAGGCTTCTTGCGCTTAATGCGCCACTTGAAATTTCAAACTCGGACGTGCTTGTTATGGATGAAAATTTAGACAAAAAAGAGTTTGAAAAGTGGGCAAATACGCTAAATATCTCGCGAAATTTGGAGATGAAGATAGGCGCAAAAATCATCTTTACTTCAAATAAATGGGGTGAGTACTACAACGGCGAGCAGGGCAAGATCATGCAAATTTTAAAAGAAAAAGGCGCCATATCAAGCGTGATTGTGCAAAAAGATAGCGGCGAGATATGTGAGATAGAAAAGTGCGCTTATAACTTTTGCGCGCTAAATTTAAACGAAGACGAGATCGAGGAGAACGTGCAAGCTTCGCTTTATCAGTTTCCATTTAAGCTTGCCTATGCGCTAACTATCCACAAGTCTCAAGGCATGAGTATAAATTCGCTCATTTGCAACATCAACCACATCTTTGCCAAAGGACAGCTCTACGTCGCACTTTCTCGCGCGGTAAATCCTAAAAATTTAAAACTTTTTTATGATAAGAAAAGTGATTTTAGGCAGCATTTAAGAAAAGTGGTTAAAATTGACGACGAAGTTAAGAAATTTTACCAAGAAAACGTATTTTTGCATATTAAGGAGAGTTTATGA
- the lolA gene encoding LolA-like outer membrane lipoprotein chaperone, with the protein MRKFLVASLVAVCSFGAGLNFKSLQSDFTQTVFSEGKSVNYKGRFYAKSDNTALWIYESPTPKRIYFDKDRVVVIEDELEQAIISRLDDTPNLTQVLAHAEQIQPTLYKAIYDGVEYFITIKNTLPTTIDYKDKLSNKIKITLSNPVKDALIPKETLTPVIPQGYDIVNQ; encoded by the coding sequence ATGAGAAAATTTTTAGTTGCATCTCTTGTTGCGGTTTGCTCATTTGGCGCTGGCTTAAATTTTAAAAGCCTGCAAAGTGACTTTACTCAAACTGTCTTTAGCGAGGGCAAAAGTGTAAATTACAAAGGTAGATTTTACGCCAAAAGCGACAACACCGCGCTTTGGATATATGAAAGTCCGACACCAAAGAGAATTTACTTTGACAAAGACAGGGTGGTCGTGATCGAGGATGAGCTTGAGCAAGCCATCATCTCAAGGCTAGATGATACGCCAAATTTGACGCAGGTTTTGGCTCACGCAGAGCAAATTCAGCCGACACTTTATAAGGCGATATATGACGGAGTTGAGTACTTTATAACGATCAAAAACACGCTTCCAACGACGATTGACTATAAAGACAAGCTATCAAATAAGATAAAAATCACTCTAAGCAACCCTGTAAAAGACGCGCTCATCCCAAAAGAGACGCTAACTCCAGTCATCCCACAAGGTTACGACATCGTAAATCAATAA